The following are from one region of the Cetobacterium somerae ATCC BAA-474 genome:
- the lgt gene encoding prolipoprotein diacylglyceryl transferase → MNPIFLQIGSFKLSYYGLCYAIAFFIGIELLKKEADKKGISKNIIEDYAFIAMLSGLLGGRLYYVLFNYTYYFSHPQDIIAVWKGGMAIHGGIIGGFIGTLIYAHRKKLNPFLLGDMVAPLLLLGQGIGRFGNLANGEVHGVPTFTPLKVIFNLKPSFYQWYNSYNLMSLTEKAQYKELVPWGLVFPTSSPAGSEFPNLPLHPAMLYEAALNFIGFFFLYFFMRKKNYATGTIWWTYIIIYSINRIIVSFFRAEDLMLYGFRAPHVVSFIMLLIAAIIIIVINKKSGSDK, encoded by the coding sequence ATGAATCCAATATTTTTACAAATAGGCAGTTTTAAATTAAGCTATTATGGATTGTGTTACGCAATTGCATTTTTTATAGGAATAGAATTGTTAAAAAAAGAAGCTGATAAAAAAGGAATATCAAAAAATATTATTGAAGATTACGCTTTTATTGCAATGCTGTCAGGTCTTTTAGGAGGAAGATTGTATTATGTATTGTTCAATTATACTTATTACTTTTCTCATCCTCAGGATATAATAGCTGTATGGAAAGGTGGAATGGCTATACATGGTGGTATAATAGGTGGATTTATAGGAACTTTGATTTATGCTCATAGGAAAAAGTTAAATCCATTTTTATTAGGAGATATGGTTGCACCTTTGCTACTTTTAGGTCAAGGTATAGGTAGGTTTGGAAACTTAGCAAATGGAGAAGTACATGGTGTTCCAACATTTACTCCACTAAAAGTGATATTTAATTTAAAACCAAGTTTTTATCAATGGTATAATAGTTATAATTTGATGAGTTTAACTGAAAAAGCTCAATATAAAGAGTTAGTTCCTTGGGGATTAGTGTTTCCGACATCATCACCAGCAGGATCAGAATTTCCTAATTTACCTCTTCATCCAGCAATGCTTTATGAAGCAGCACTTAATTTTATAGGTTTTTTCTTTTTATATTTTTTTATGAGGAAAAAAAATTATGCTACAGGAACAATTTGGTGGACATATATAATAATATATAGTATTAATCGTATAATTGTGAGTTTCTTTAGAGCAGAAGATTTAATGTTGTATGGGTTTAGAGCCCCGCATGTTGTAAGTTTTATAATGTTGTTGATAGCAGCAATAATTATAATA
- a CDS encoding FprA family A-type flavoprotein has product MHYHAPITEKVFWIGTNDRKTERFENYLPLPQGVAYNSYLINDEKTCIIDTVDFSTAGLFIEKINGILKGKALNYIIVNHMEPDHSGSLGEVMAHFPEAKLIGNVITLKMIKAFIPDFDEAKFICIKEGDKLSLGHHTLTFAMVPMVHWPESMVTYDITDKILFSNDAFGSFGTLDGGIFDDEINFSFYEDEMRRYYSNIVGKYGPQVLNAINKLGGLEIKYICPSHGILWRKDISVVINHFANWASFTPEEEGVVIVYGTLYGTTAKMANVIARELAWNGIKNIKIYDASKTDHSYIISDIWKYKGLIIGSAAHNNDVYPVLQGLLHKLKNYGLKNRYLGIFGNMLWSGGGVRGIQAFADALPGLEVIADAVEAKGEPTPDDQRKLENIAKAMAEKLKSERQ; this is encoded by the coding sequence ATGCATTATCATGCGCCTATTACAGAAAAAGTTTTCTGGATTGGAACTAACGATAGAAAAACTGAAAGATTTGAAAATTATTTGCCATTACCGCAAGGTGTTGCTTATAACTCATATTTAATAAACGATGAAAAAACTTGTATCATCGATACAGTTGATTTCTCAACTGCTGGATTATTTATTGAAAAAATAAATGGAATTTTAAAAGGAAAAGCTCTTAACTATATTATAGTTAACCACATGGAACCTGATCATTCTGGTTCTTTAGGGGAGGTTATGGCTCACTTTCCTGAGGCAAAACTTATTGGTAATGTGATTACATTAAAAATGATTAAAGCTTTTATTCCTGATTTTGATGAAGCAAAATTTATCTGTATAAAAGAGGGAGATAAATTAAGTTTAGGTCATCATACTCTAACTTTTGCTATGGTACCTATGGTTCACTGGCCTGAATCAATGGTTACATATGATATAACTGATAAAATTTTATTCTCTAATGATGCCTTTGGAAGTTTTGGAACTTTAGACGGTGGAATTTTTGATGACGAAATTAACTTCTCTTTCTACGAAGATGAAATGAGAAGATATTATTCTAACATAGTTGGAAAATATGGACCTCAAGTTTTGAATGCTATTAATAAATTAGGTGGACTTGAAATAAAATATATTTGTCCTTCTCATGGAATTTTATGGAGAAAAGATATCTCTGTAGTTATCAATCACTTTGCTAATTGGGCAAGCTTTACTCCTGAAGAAGAGGGTGTTGTTATCGTATATGGTACTTTATATGGAACAACTGCAAAAATGGCAAATGTTATTGCTAGAGAACTTGCTTGGAATGGAATTAAAAATATAAAAATATATGATGCCTCAAAAACTGATCACTCATACATTATTAGCGATATTTGGAAATATAAAGGGCTTATTATTGGATCTGCAGCTCATAACAATGATGTTTATCCTGTTTTACAAGGACTTTTACATAAATTAAAGAATTACGGTTTAAAAAATAGATATCTTGGAATTTTCGGAAATATGCTTTGGAGTGGTGGTGGAGTAAGAGGAATACAAGCCTTTGCTGACGCCCTTCCTGGTTTAGAAGTTATCGCTGATGCTGTTGAAGCTAAAGGAGAACCAACTCCAGACGATCAAAGAAAATTAGAAAATATTGCTAAAGCTATGGCTGAAAAGTTAAAAAGTGAAAGACAGTAA
- a CDS encoding YhdT family protein yields MKKNIKQINKEAIITCLLYLFYFCWWYYFAYIYKSDTNEFILGLPSWFFYSCVLGLVVINVLVFIAVKCFFKDVDLD; encoded by the coding sequence ATGAAAAAAAATATTAAACAAATTAATAAAGAAGCGATTATTACTTGTTTACTGTATCTTTTTTATTTTTGCTGGTGGTATTATTTCGCATATATTTATAAATCAGATACTAATGAATTTATTTTAGGTTTACCTAGTTGGTTTTTCTATTCATGCGTTTTAGGATTAGTTGTTATAAACGTATTAGTTTTTATAGCAGTTAAATGCTTTTTTAAAGATGTCGATTTAGATTAG
- the panF gene encoding sodium/pantothenate symporter, with product MLILLPIILYLFLMLGVAWKVNKIKNSGSVDFMEEYFIGSRNMGGFVLAMTIIATYIGASSFIGGPGVAYKLGLGWVLLACIQTPTAFLTLGILGKRLAIISRKIGGLTITDLLRARYKNDIVVILGSVIMLVFFIGTVVANFVGGARLFESVTGLPYIVGLVIFSFVIITYTTIGGFRAVALTDAIQGGVMLIASGILFFTLLKNGGGMENIMRTIEQTNPALLTPDSGGAIAKPFILSFWMLVGVAILGLPATSVRCMGFKDSKSMHNAMIIGTSVVGILMLIMHLIGVMGVAILPGITIGDKIIPTLAISKLHPILAGVFIGGPLAAIMSTVDSFLILSSATIVKDLYINYINPNPGDKKIKKLSLFTSLFIGVIVFLLSLDPPELLVWINLFALAGQEAAFFCPIIMGLYWKRANALGAISSMIFGVASYIYFSVFKISFSGLHQIVPVIAMSLLVFILGSFLGEKPDDETIDIFFNL from the coding sequence ATGCTTATACTTTTACCAATTATTTTATATCTTTTTTTAATGTTAGGTGTTGCTTGGAAAGTCAATAAAATTAAAAATAGCGGTAGCGTTGATTTTATGGAGGAATACTTTATTGGAAGTAGAAATATGGGGGGATTTGTTCTTGCTATGACAATTATTGCTACTTATATAGGTGCTAGCTCATTTATAGGTGGACCTGGAGTTGCGTATAAATTAGGACTTGGATGGGTTTTACTTGCATGTATTCAAACACCTACTGCTTTTTTAACCTTAGGGATTTTAGGAAAGCGTTTAGCTATAATATCACGTAAAATTGGTGGTCTTACTATCACTGATTTACTTAGGGCAAGATATAAAAATGATATTGTTGTTATTCTGGGGTCTGTTATCATGCTAGTTTTCTTTATTGGAACTGTTGTTGCAAACTTTGTTGGTGGAGCAAGACTTTTTGAAAGTGTCACTGGGCTTCCCTATATTGTTGGATTAGTTATTTTTTCCTTTGTTATAATTACTTATACAACTATCGGTGGATTTAGAGCTGTTGCTCTAACAGACGCTATTCAAGGTGGGGTTATGTTAATTGCTTCAGGTATTTTATTTTTCACTCTTTTAAAAAATGGCGGTGGAATGGAAAATATTATGAGAACAATTGAGCAAACAAATCCTGCTCTTTTGACACCAGATTCTGGTGGAGCAATTGCTAAACCATTTATTCTTTCTTTTTGGATGTTAGTAGGAGTTGCTATTCTTGGTCTTCCTGCTACATCTGTTAGATGTATGGGATTTAAAGATAGCAAATCGATGCATAATGCTATGATTATTGGAACATCTGTTGTTGGGATTTTAATGCTTATTATGCATTTAATTGGAGTTATGGGAGTTGCTATTCTTCCTGGAATAACTATTGGTGATAAAATAATTCCGACCTTAGCAATTTCAAAATTACATCCTATTTTAGCTGGTGTATTTATAGGTGGGCCTCTTGCTGCCATTATGTCTACCGTTGATTCATTTTTAATTTTATCATCTGCAACTATTGTCAAAGATTTATATATTAACTATATTAATCCAAATCCTGGAGATAAAAAAATTAAAAAACTTTCACTATTTACTTCACTATTTATAGGAGTAATTGTTTTTCTTTTATCACTTGATCCTCCTGAACTTTTAGTTTGGATAAATCTTTTTGCTCTAGCAGGTCAAGAAGCTGCATTTTTCTGTCCTATTATTATGGGATTATATTGGAAAAGGGCTAACGCTCTTGGTGCTATATCCTCTATGATTTTTGGTGTAGCTTCATATATATATTTTTCTGTTTTTAAAATTAGTTTTTCTGGGCTTCATCAAATTGTACCAGTTATTGCCATGAGTTTATTAGTCTTCATTTTAGGGTCTTTCTTAGGTGAAAAACCTGATGATGAAACTATTGATATCTTCTTCAATCTTTAA